A window of Tautonia plasticadhaerens contains these coding sequences:
- a CDS encoding tetratricopeptide repeat protein: MKTPKPSDRPAATPEPGAGADPATEREAEAEAPASKPAPEPMTPQRVLEWNAYYDLFVAGFALLLCFVASATIIDTPAIWSHLGAGRLIDERGGPITVEPFSYGVPEGTRWVDLSWLFQWGSYHVYRLGGSLAEAIEQPEKADQFAAGALVALNAGLRTLAALLLLLIRRRGPGLWWVAVTTALALGIVVTPLGGDPVRLALGGLVGMGAVVSPSTWGLLLLVVELLLLHWAYDLGRRGASFALVPLFALWVNVDGSFAVGLLLLAARVIGSGIRPGRVDSAGGGEARAPGLASGLVVLGLAAAACVANPSTVLAFGVGFGSLLEAFGPAPETLLQDQLTLLPFGPRGEQSRELFFGDEYSKVLSGYLLLVFLGLGSFLLNRRRFDLGRLLMFLVASALALLLWRMQDVMAVVFAACLALNGQEWYQSTFGTEGKLGAGWRVWSVGGRLATLSLLALAVLAGLTGIGKRFGEPPFGFGLEADRFAFESADYLRDAPIEGRVMNLRLALGDALNWRSYPVRQSFVDSRLPENAAYLLDEYDAVRRALVDGETETWREILDRYGVSVLMVDVPVGGDLRSRLTDALDNSPDWLPFYDDGSVLLYGRLDQSEAVSQADREYFRGERLDAKAIAFGRGNPPRPFDRPPQPTDVLDRFSNTRALAPVQPHVLAARRWLDRGTQASGPGGVPDIASCLLAIQESRDALAVRPDDPDAFFVLGIAYRYLGSQEAELLATAGDQAVLAGQLTPPINVRRQQRITALNSFIQTVPRPPASPESRLALRGAHLELAGLYETTGFIDLTRDQLAATLALFDTSEAATEEELQVMESIRQSDEALAEQVERVRVQVEELELQGQADPAQLGMQAISLGLAETGLDYLIEAEQSGVGLATVRMQLVDLLCDIGRPDQAIPYLSGGDELSLSSGPGTAQFRQGRVYFLMGDYRTASELWSTLALPQLRASRAQEAMQTASLMLTGQPMPAVQAALNVPTQLTQQAEWEYLLGITLLEGGFPAEAAEPLRSCLELVPGLQSRPIVAYYLEQLGVEVPPLPSGGEEGAEQPAATADAVEEPSGSEAPAPAEPPADPAPAGSGPPPPTSGEEQPEPDTTEPEPAAEPEPVDPPGL; this comes from the coding sequence ATGAAGACACCGAAGCCGTCCGACCGACCCGCGGCCACCCCGGAGCCGGGGGCCGGGGCCGATCCCGCCACCGAGCGCGAGGCCGAGGCCGAGGCCCCGGCCTCGAAGCCGGCCCCCGAGCCGATGACGCCGCAGCGCGTGCTGGAGTGGAATGCCTACTACGACCTGTTCGTGGCCGGCTTCGCCCTGCTGCTCTGCTTCGTCGCCTCGGCCACGATCATCGACACCCCGGCGATCTGGAGCCACCTGGGCGCCGGCCGCCTGATCGACGAGCGGGGGGGGCCGATCACCGTCGAGCCGTTCTCCTACGGCGTGCCCGAGGGGACGCGGTGGGTCGACCTCTCCTGGCTCTTCCAGTGGGGCTCGTATCACGTCTACCGGCTCGGCGGCAGCCTGGCCGAGGCGATCGAGCAGCCCGAGAAGGCCGACCAGTTCGCCGCCGGGGCCCTGGTGGCGCTGAACGCGGGGCTCCGGACGCTGGCGGCCCTGCTGCTGCTGCTGATCCGGCGCCGGGGGCCGGGCCTGTGGTGGGTGGCGGTCACCACGGCGCTGGCCCTGGGGATCGTCGTCACGCCGCTGGGGGGCGACCCCGTGCGGCTGGCCCTGGGGGGGCTGGTGGGCATGGGGGCGGTGGTCTCGCCGTCGACCTGGGGGCTGCTCCTGCTGGTCGTCGAACTCCTGCTGCTGCACTGGGCGTACGACCTCGGCCGCAGGGGGGCGAGCTTCGCCCTGGTGCCGCTGTTCGCGCTGTGGGTGAACGTGGACGGCTCGTTCGCCGTGGGCCTGCTGCTGCTGGCGGCCCGGGTCATCGGCTCGGGGATCCGGCCGGGGCGGGTCGACTCGGCCGGGGGGGGGGAGGCCCGGGCCCCCGGCCTGGCCTCGGGGCTGGTCGTCCTGGGCCTGGCGGCGGCGGCCTGCGTGGCGAACCCGTCGACGGTCCTCGCCTTCGGCGTCGGGTTCGGGTCGCTGCTGGAGGCCTTCGGCCCGGCCCCCGAGACGCTGCTGCAGGACCAGCTCACCCTGCTGCCCTTCGGCCCCCGGGGGGAGCAGAGCCGGGAGCTGTTCTTCGGCGACGAATACTCGAAGGTCCTCAGCGGCTACCTGCTGCTGGTGTTCCTGGGCCTGGGCTCGTTCCTGCTCAATCGCCGGCGGTTCGACCTGGGGAGGCTGCTGATGTTCCTGGTCGCCTCCGCCCTGGCGCTGCTGCTCTGGCGTATGCAGGACGTGATGGCGGTCGTCTTCGCCGCCTGCCTGGCGCTGAACGGGCAGGAGTGGTATCAGTCCACCTTCGGGACCGAGGGGAAGCTGGGGGCCGGGTGGCGGGTCTGGTCGGTGGGGGGGCGGCTGGCGACGCTGTCGCTGCTGGCCCTGGCCGTGCTGGCGGGCCTGACCGGCATCGGGAAGCGCTTCGGCGAGCCCCCCTTCGGCTTCGGCCTGGAGGCCGACCGCTTCGCCTTCGAGTCGGCCGACTACCTGAGGGACGCGCCGATCGAGGGGCGGGTGATGAACCTGCGGCTCGCCCTGGGAGACGCCCTGAACTGGCGGAGCTACCCGGTCCGGCAGTCGTTCGTCGACTCCCGGCTCCCGGAGAACGCCGCGTACCTGCTGGACGAGTACGACGCGGTGCGTCGCGCCCTGGTCGACGGCGAGACGGAGACCTGGCGGGAGATCCTCGACCGCTACGGGGTCAGCGTGCTGATGGTCGACGTGCCGGTCGGCGGCGACCTGAGGAGCCGGCTGACCGACGCGCTGGACAACAGCCCCGACTGGCTGCCGTTCTACGACGACGGCTCGGTCCTGCTCTACGGCCGGCTCGACCAATCGGAGGCGGTCAGCCAGGCCGACCGCGAGTACTTCCGGGGCGAGCGGCTGGATGCGAAGGCGATCGCCTTCGGCCGGGGCAACCCGCCGAGGCCGTTCGACCGGCCGCCGCAGCCGACCGACGTGCTCGACCGCTTCTCCAACACCCGGGCCCTGGCCCCGGTCCAGCCCCACGTGCTGGCCGCCCGACGCTGGCTCGACCGGGGCACCCAGGCCTCCGGCCCCGGCGGGGTGCCGGACATCGCCTCCTGCCTGCTGGCGATCCAGGAATCTCGGGACGCCCTGGCCGTCCGGCCGGACGACCCCGACGCCTTCTTCGTGCTGGGGATCGCCTACCGCTACCTCGGCTCCCAGGAGGCCGAACTGCTCGCCACCGCCGGGGACCAGGCCGTGCTGGCCGGGCAGCTGACGCCCCCGATCAACGTGAGGCGGCAGCAGCGGATCACGGCGCTGAATTCGTTCATCCAGACCGTCCCCCGCCCCCCAGCGAGCCCCGAGTCGAGGCTCGCCCTGCGGGGGGCGCACCTGGAACTGGCCGGGCTCTATGAGACGACCGGGTTCATCGACCTGACCCGGGACCAGCTCGCCGCCACCCTGGCGCTGTTCGACACCTCCGAGGCCGCCACCGAGGAGGAATTGCAGGTCATGGAGAGCATCCGCCAGAGCGACGAGGCGCTGGCCGAGCAGGTGGAGCGCGTCCGGGTGCAGGTCGAGGAGCTGGAGCTGCAGGGCCAGGCCGACCCGGCCCAGCTGGGCATGCAGGCGATCTCCCTGGGCCTGGCCGAGACGGGCCTGGATTACCTGATCGAGGCCGAGCAGTCCGGCGTGGGCCTGGCGACGGTGCGCATGCAGCTGGTGGACCTGCTCTGCGACATCGGCCGTCCCGACCAGGCGATCCCGTACCTCAGCGGGGGCGACGAGCTGAGCCTCTCCAGCGGCCCCGGCACCGCCCAGTTCCGCCAGGGTCGGGTCTACTTCCTGATGGGAGACTACCGGACCGCCTCGGAACTCTGGAGCACCCTCGCCCTGCCCCAGCTCCGGGCCTCCCGGGCCCAGGAGGCGATGCAGACCGCCTCCCTGATGCTCACCGGCCAGCCGATGCCCGCCGTGCAGGCGGCCCTGAACGTGCCGACGCAGCTCACCCAGCAGGCCGAGTGGGAGTACCTGCTCGGCATCACCCTGCTCGAAGGCGGCTTCCCCGCCGAGGCCGCCGAGCCGCTCCGCTCCTGCCTGGAGCTGGTCCCCGGCCTCCAGTCCCGCCCGATCGTGGCCTACTACCTCGAACAGCTCGGCGTCGAGGTGCCCCCCCTGCCTTCCGGGGGGGAGGAGGGAGCGGAGCAGCCGGCCGCCACGGCAGACGCCGTCGAGGAGCCCTCCGGGAGTGAGGCCCCGGCCCCGGCCGAGCCGCCCGCCGACCCGGCCCCCGCCGGGTCTGGGCCCCCTCCTCCGACCTCGGGGGAGGAACAGCCCGAGCCGGACACGACCGAGCCCGAGCCCGCCGCCGAGCCGGAACCTGTCGATCCCCCCGGGCTCTGA
- a CDS encoding SRPBCC family protein, producing MKFVKESRIAAPPEEVFAFHESKGALQRLIPPWEEVRVEEQADSIRPGSRVVLVSRVGPMPMRWVAEHTEYEPPHRFADRQVSGPFARWYHVHHFLDDGRGGTILRDEVDYEPPMGLLGRLFGDHVIRHKLGKMFDFRHEATRKAVESGDFEPAGHAPP from the coding sequence ATGAAATTCGTCAAGGAGAGCCGGATCGCCGCCCCTCCCGAGGAGGTCTTCGCCTTCCACGAGAGCAAGGGGGCGCTGCAGCGGCTGATCCCCCCCTGGGAGGAAGTCCGGGTCGAGGAGCAGGCCGACTCCATCCGGCCCGGCTCCCGGGTGGTGCTCGTCTCCAGGGTCGGCCCGATGCCCATGCGATGGGTCGCCGAGCACACCGAGTACGAGCCCCCCCACCGCTTCGCCGACCGCCAGGTGTCCGGCCCCTTCGCCCGCTGGTACCACGTCCACCACTTCCTCGACGACGGCCGGGGGGGCACCATCCTCCGGGACGAGGTCGACTACGAGCCGCCGATGGGCCTGCTCGGCCGCCTCTTCGGCGACCACGTAATCCGCCACAAGCTCGGAAAAATGTTCGACTTCCGGCACGAAGCCACCCGCAAGGCCGTGGAGTCCGGCGACTTTGAGCCCGCCGGCCACGCCCCCCCCTGA
- the nadE gene encoding NAD(+) synthase, giving the protein MIGRHQAHVAVASLNQTVGDWEGNDRRIREVVAAARDEGVRLLCLPEMCIPGYSLGDRLQRSGTMERSWGRLVALADATGGIAVAVGLPVLFEGVIYNAMAMLADGKLIGLAAKENLATGDVEYENRYFNPWPHGRRVELRGPDGTVAPLGTQMFDLPGLGVAAFEICEDAWRGIRPGSLYALAGAEILLNPSASWFSIGKHRMRRRLVRQISLEDHCVYLYASLLGCDATRLIYDGSLFVANNGRIEAEGRRFVFDREWELVHRVVDLGEIRHVRMEEGSWRGQLARNYGGEFGEVPPTVRLEGAFGTDQAAPPPPPYYLPPEPEHPDPSIRYLEDSVFSGRPIGESDLNHLELELALSLAMRDYVAKTGVPSCCLALSGGRDSAMVALLVNRMYRYSNPGMSVEEVRDLVSRKFLCAYLATENSGEATRAAARAVAGEVGARYFEGGIQEALDSCEETVSRLTGEPLSWDNPRHDLTLQNIQARLRGTLIWTVANLHGSLLLVTSNKSEAAVGYTTMDGDSSGGLAPIADVPKSLVKLYLSWATGFHGLKGFELINVMEATAELRPPGQSQTDEADLMPFPVLDQLMYAFVQLALDPVEIFRRLWPALRDHYGGDARAFAAHVRKFVRLFCIAQWKRERFAISFRVTAFDLDPKTGFRFPPVQAPFTEELDELDRFVDRLGPGAGV; this is encoded by the coding sequence GTGATCGGTCGGCATCAGGCACACGTCGCGGTCGCGTCGCTGAACCAGACGGTCGGCGACTGGGAGGGGAACGACCGCCGGATCCGGGAGGTCGTCGCGGCGGCCCGGGACGAGGGGGTCCGACTGCTCTGCCTGCCGGAGATGTGCATCCCCGGCTACAGCCTGGGAGACCGCCTCCAGCGCTCCGGGACGATGGAGCGTTCCTGGGGCCGCCTCGTCGCCCTCGCCGACGCGACCGGCGGGATCGCCGTCGCCGTCGGCCTGCCGGTGCTGTTCGAGGGGGTCATCTACAACGCGATGGCCATGCTGGCCGACGGCAAGCTCATCGGCCTCGCCGCCAAGGAGAACCTGGCGACCGGCGACGTGGAGTACGAGAACCGCTACTTCAACCCCTGGCCCCACGGCCGGAGGGTCGAGCTGCGGGGCCCCGACGGCACCGTCGCCCCCCTGGGCACCCAGATGTTCGACCTGCCCGGCCTGGGGGTCGCCGCCTTCGAGATCTGCGAGGACGCCTGGCGGGGGATCCGCCCCGGCTCGTTGTACGCCCTGGCCGGGGCCGAGATCCTGCTGAACCCGTCGGCCTCCTGGTTCAGCATCGGCAAGCACCGGATGAGGCGTCGGCTGGTCCGCCAGATCAGCCTGGAGGACCACTGCGTCTACCTCTATGCCTCGCTGCTGGGGTGCGACGCGACCCGGTTGATCTACGACGGCAGCCTGTTCGTCGCCAACAACGGCCGGATCGAGGCGGAAGGGCGCCGGTTCGTCTTCGACCGGGAATGGGAGCTGGTGCACCGGGTCGTCGACCTCGGGGAGATCCGCCACGTCCGCATGGAAGAGGGCTCCTGGCGGGGACAGCTGGCCCGTAATTACGGCGGGGAGTTCGGCGAGGTGCCGCCGACGGTCCGCCTGGAGGGGGCCTTCGGCACCGACCAGGCCGCCCCCCCTCCCCCGCCCTACTACCTCCCCCCCGAGCCGGAGCACCCGGACCCCTCGATCCGGTACCTGGAGGACTCGGTCTTCTCCGGCCGACCGATCGGCGAGTCGGACCTGAACCACCTGGAGTTGGAGCTGGCCCTGAGCCTGGCGATGCGGGACTACGTGGCCAAGACGGGCGTCCCCTCGTGCTGCCTGGCCCTCTCGGGAGGCCGGGACAGCGCGATGGTCGCCCTGCTCGTCAACCGGATGTACCGCTATAGCAACCCGGGGATGTCCGTCGAGGAGGTCCGGGACCTCGTCTCCCGGAAGTTCCTCTGCGCCTACCTCGCCACCGAGAACTCCGGGGAGGCCACCCGGGCCGCCGCCCGGGCCGTGGCCGGGGAGGTCGGCGCGAGGTACTTCGAGGGGGGGATCCAGGAGGCGCTCGACTCCTGCGAGGAGACGGTCTCCCGGCTCACCGGCGAGCCCCTCTCCTGGGACAACCCGAGGCACGACCTGACCTTGCAGAACATCCAGGCCCGCCTGCGGGGCACCCTGATCTGGACCGTCGCCAACCTGCACGGGTCGCTGCTGCTGGTCACCAGCAACAAGAGCGAGGCGGCCGTCGGCTACACGACCATGGACGGCGACAGCTCCGGGGGCCTGGCGCCCATCGCCGACGTGCCCAAGAGCCTGGTGAAGCTGTATCTCTCCTGGGCGACCGGGTTCCACGGCCTCAAGGGCTTCGAGCTGATCAACGTCATGGAGGCCACCGCCGAGCTGCGGCCCCCCGGCCAGTCGCAGACCGACGAGGCCGACCTGATGCCCTTCCCCGTGCTCGACCAGCTCATGTACGCCTTCGTCCAGCTCGCGCTGGACCCGGTCGAGATCTTCCGCCGCCTCTGGCCGGCGCTGCGGGACCACTACGGCGGGGATGCCCGCGCCTTCGCCGCCCACGTCCGCAAGTTCGTCCGCCTGTTCTGCATCGCCCAGTGGAAGCGGGAGCGGTTCGCCATCAGCTTCCGGGTGACCGCCTTCGACCTCGACCCCAAGACCGGCTTCCGCTTCCCCCCCGTCCAGGCCCCGTTCACCGAGGAACTCGACGAGCTCGACCGCTTCGTCGACCGCCTGGGTCCCGGGGCGGGCGTCTGA
- a CDS encoding thioesterase family protein: protein MKTTPRAGMTGEERITVDESNRIVFADDRMPPVLATPWLVAYLEYAARGAIAPCLEEHERSVGTFIEVEHLAPAPEGAEVSCRARVILVDGPVVTFQVEARDAVEVLAKGIHRRRVIDVDRFARRLARKRARLAGG, encoded by the coding sequence ATGAAGACGACCCCCCGGGCCGGGATGACCGGAGAGGAGCGGATCACCGTCGACGAGTCGAACCGGATCGTCTTCGCCGACGACCGGATGCCCCCCGTGCTGGCCACCCCCTGGCTGGTCGCCTACCTGGAGTACGCCGCCCGGGGGGCGATCGCCCCCTGCCTGGAGGAGCACGAGCGCTCCGTCGGCACGTTCATCGAGGTCGAGCACCTCGCCCCGGCGCCCGAGGGGGCGGAGGTCTCCTGCCGGGCCCGGGTGATCCTCGTCGACGGCCCGGTGGTGACCTTCCAGGTCGAGGCGAGGGACGCGGTCGAGGTCCTGGCCAAGGGGATCCACCGCCGGAGGGTGATCGACGTGGACCGCTTCGCCCGCCGGCTGGCCCGGAAGCGGGCGAGGCTCGCCGGCGGCTGA
- a CDS encoding DUF427 domain-containing protein codes for MRPNRIAPGPGQESVWDYPRPPRIEPSTRRIRVVFNGEVIAETTRALRILETSHPPVFAVPPEDVRAEFLRGSRRTTGCEWKGRARYHSIEVGGRRAEDAAWSYPEPVRAFEPIRDYLCFYPERVGACFVDEEVVTPQEGGFYGGWITGELVGPFKGASGTWGW; via the coding sequence ATGAGGCCCAACCGCATCGCCCCGGGGCCGGGGCAGGAGTCCGTCTGGGACTACCCCAGGCCCCCTCGGATCGAGCCGTCCACCCGACGGATCCGCGTGGTCTTCAACGGCGAGGTCATCGCCGAGACGACCCGGGCCCTCCGGATCCTGGAGACGAGCCACCCGCCGGTCTTCGCCGTCCCCCCGGAGGACGTCCGGGCGGAATTCCTCCGGGGCTCTCGACGGACCACCGGCTGCGAGTGGAAGGGCCGGGCCCGTTATCACAGCATCGAAGTCGGCGGGCGTCGCGCCGAGGACGCCGCCTGGAGCTACCCGGAGCCGGTCCGGGCCTTCGAGCCGATCCGGGACTACCTCTGCTTCTACCCGGAGCGGGTCGGTGCCTGCTTCGTCGACGAGGAGGTGGTGACCCCCCAGGAGGGCGGCTTCTACGGCGGCTGGATCACCGGGGAGCTGGTCGGCCCGTTCAAGGGGGCGTCGGGCACCTGGGGCTGGTGA
- a CDS encoding DUF6498-containing protein — translation MTDAPRAHPAATVVENLVPLVGVLFFGWSVAPVMVVYWIENGLKGLETAARLVLFPAPGGPIGAGLPGIIPGLRERSGRPSPPDAIAPDVEASADPDPAPSPDRRFPIAARVGVAGFFLLHFGIFWVVHGVFVFTLFVGGGPISRFDPMAPSRLPTGEVALAAGLIASAVVASVLRDASRNDGRASSSALGLMARAYGRMIVLHLTLFLGGFGVMMLGSPTPALLLLILLKATAELGTSRFAARLRSA, via the coding sequence ATGACCGACGCCCCGCGGGCCCACCCGGCGGCCACCGTCGTCGAGAACCTGGTCCCGCTGGTCGGCGTGCTGTTCTTCGGCTGGTCGGTGGCGCCGGTGATGGTCGTCTACTGGATCGAGAACGGCCTGAAGGGGCTGGAGACCGCCGCCCGGCTGGTCCTCTTCCCCGCCCCCGGGGGGCCCATCGGGGCGGGCTTGCCCGGGATCATCCCCGGCTTGCGGGAGCGGTCGGGCCGCCCCTCCCCCCCCGACGCCATCGCGCCCGACGTCGAGGCGTCGGCCGATCCCGATCCCGCCCCGTCCCCCGATCGCCGATTCCCGATCGCCGCCCGGGTCGGCGTGGCCGGGTTCTTCCTGCTGCACTTCGGGATCTTCTGGGTCGTCCACGGCGTCTTCGTCTTCACCCTGTTCGTCGGCGGCGGGCCGATCAGCCGGTTCGACCCCATGGCCCCCTCGCGGCTGCCGACCGGCGAGGTGGCCCTGGCCGCCGGGCTCATCGCCTCGGCCGTGGTCGCCTCGGTCCTCCGGGACGCCTCCCGGAATGACGGCCGGGCCTCGAGCTCGGCGTTGGGGTTGATGGCCCGGGCCTACGGCCGGATGATCGTCCTGCACCTCACCCTCTTCCTGGGCGGCTTCGGGGTGATGATGCTCGGCTCGCCGACCCCGGCGCTCCTCTTGCTGATCCTCCTGAAGGCGACGGCGGAACTGGGAACCTCCCGGTTTGCCGCCCGCCTCCGATCGGCCTAA
- a CDS encoding Gfo/Idh/MocA family protein, with translation MTDKKTPVNRRNFLQTSGLAAGAAATAGVAYPHPAIGKVQGANERLNFAIIGPGGRAQGHINHLLELGDEENVKIAAVCDVWDGNKEVGRGLYPSAEKCGLNVDDKKNVTKDYRTLLDRDDIDAVLVATPDHWHAKQCIDFMEAGKDVYCEKPMTHTIDEARRVAETVKKTGQVFTVGVQSTAHPQWRMANERITKGQIGKVMQAQTQYYRNSAMGQWRYYPLTEDMNPKTVDWKMFLGTEFGLAEDQPFNRARYAQWRCYWDFGGGMYTDLFVHQLTHMLLALGLRFPRRVVGGGGLYLEYDGRDVPDVATVVADYDEGAQVIVTATMANDTPIDEVIRGHTGTIKFTYEGFDITPQVLRGAPAPPSRESAGQDGVERVNAGFDPRGDADTRALWKHFIGCVRSRNQETLCPADLGYAAIATVNLGVDSYRQGKAYFFDKENGQASEADDSWAKKWEKVSHNRGLPQHVMGWDADVKEGSVLFPPDYQKLEGDWVDGQDPAKRA, from the coding sequence ATGACCGACAAGAAGACGCCGGTGAACCGCCGCAACTTCCTCCAGACCTCCGGCCTGGCCGCGGGCGCCGCCGCGACCGCGGGCGTCGCCTACCCGCACCCGGCGATCGGCAAGGTCCAGGGCGCCAACGAGCGCCTGAACTTCGCCATCATCGGGCCCGGCGGCCGCGCCCAGGGCCACATCAACCACCTGCTGGAGCTCGGCGACGAGGAGAACGTCAAGATCGCCGCCGTCTGCGACGTCTGGGACGGCAACAAGGAGGTCGGCCGCGGCCTCTACCCCTCGGCCGAGAAGTGCGGCCTGAACGTCGACGACAAGAAGAACGTCACCAAGGACTATCGCACCCTGCTGGACCGCGACGACATCGACGCGGTGCTGGTCGCCACCCCCGACCACTGGCACGCCAAGCAGTGCATCGACTTCATGGAGGCGGGCAAGGACGTCTACTGCGAGAAGCCGATGACCCACACGATCGACGAGGCTCGTCGTGTGGCCGAGACCGTGAAGAAGACCGGCCAGGTCTTCACCGTCGGCGTGCAGTCGACGGCGCATCCGCAGTGGCGGATGGCCAACGAGCGGATCACCAAGGGCCAGATCGGCAAGGTCATGCAGGCCCAGACCCAGTACTACCGCAACAGCGCCATGGGCCAGTGGCGGTACTACCCGCTCACCGAGGACATGAACCCCAAGACGGTCGACTGGAAGATGTTCCTCGGCACCGAGTTCGGCCTGGCCGAGGACCAGCCGTTCAACCGGGCCCGCTACGCCCAGTGGCGCTGCTACTGGGACTTCGGCGGCGGCATGTACACCGACCTGTTCGTCCACCAGCTGACCCACATGCTGCTGGCCCTGGGCCTGCGGTTCCCGCGCCGGGTGGTCGGCGGCGGCGGCCTGTACCTGGAGTATGACGGCCGTGACGTGCCGGACGTCGCCACCGTGGTGGCCGACTACGACGAGGGGGCCCAGGTGATCGTCACGGCCACCATGGCCAATGACACGCCCATCGACGAGGTGATCCGGGGCCACACCGGCACGATCAAGTTCACCTACGAGGGGTTCGACATCACCCCGCAGGTCCTCCGGGGCGCCCCCGCCCCGCCGAGCCGCGAGAGCGCCGGCCAGGACGGAGTGGAGCGCGTGAACGCCGGCTTCGACCCCCGGGGCGACGCCGACACCCGGGCCCTCTGGAAGCACTTCATCGGCTGCGTCCGGAGCCGCAACCAGGAGACCCTCTGCCCGGCCGACCTCGGCTACGCCGCCATCGCCACGGTGAACCTGGGCGTCGACAGCTACCGCCAGGGCAAGGCCTACTTCTTCGACAAGGAGAACGGCCAGGCCTCCGAGGCCGACGACTCCTGGGCCAAGAAGTGGGAGAAGGTCTCCCACAACCGCGGCCTGCCCCAGCACGTCATGGGCTGGGACGCCGACGTGAAGGAAGGCTCCGTCCTCTTCCCCCCCGACTACCAGAAGCTCGAAGGCGACTGGGTCGACGGCCAGGACCCCGCCAAGCGGGCCTGA